In the genome of Rhodoplanes sp. Z2-YC6860, one region contains:
- a CDS encoding YcjF family protein, whose amino-acid sequence MSETMRKPAVFSVDDPRLVVARPEEQLFDNELPAESSAVAIPEPPKRRRISWGALFWSALSGLVLMGLGLAVTNLVEDLFARAPWLGAIGLALASIAGLALLAVIVREITGLVRLSAVESLRDRALEIIASDDREAGKALTDALLAHTKRIPQLARARARLEDHRGDIIDGRDRVHLAERELMAPLDAEARRLVAAAAKRVSVVTAISPRASVDMIFVLLNALNLVRRLAVLYGGRPRALGLLRLFRQVLSHLAVTGGVSVTDSIVQQVVGHGIAARLSARFGEGLVNGLLTARLGLLAIDLSRPLPFAALPRPALNDLAAPLLRTGESSETVRSGSPPSDQRG is encoded by the coding sequence ATGAGCGAGACCATGCGCAAGCCCGCGGTGTTCAGCGTCGACGATCCGCGCCTTGTTGTGGCGCGGCCGGAGGAGCAGCTGTTCGACAACGAACTTCCGGCCGAATCGTCGGCGGTCGCAATTCCGGAACCACCCAAGCGGCGGCGCATATCGTGGGGTGCGCTGTTCTGGTCGGCGCTCTCCGGCCTGGTCTTGATGGGACTGGGCCTTGCGGTCACGAACCTGGTCGAAGACCTGTTCGCTCGCGCGCCGTGGCTTGGCGCGATCGGCCTGGCGCTGGCGTCGATCGCAGGCCTGGCGCTGCTCGCCGTGATCGTGCGTGAGATCACGGGCCTCGTTCGGCTTTCTGCCGTTGAATCGCTGCGCGACCGCGCGCTGGAAATCATTGCCAGCGACGACCGCGAGGCCGGCAAGGCGCTGACCGACGCGCTGCTCGCGCACACCAAACGCATTCCGCAGCTCGCGCGCGCGAGAGCGCGGCTCGAAGATCATCGCGGCGACATCATCGACGGCCGCGACCGTGTGCATCTCGCCGAACGCGAACTGATGGCGCCGCTCGACGCCGAGGCGCGCCGCCTCGTGGCCGCGGCCGCCAAGCGCGTCTCGGTCGTGACTGCGATCAGTCCGCGCGCCTCGGTCGACATGATTTTCGTGCTGCTCAACGCGCTGAACCTCGTCCGCAGGCTTGCGGTGCTCTATGGCGGCCGGCCCCGTGCGCTCGGGCTGCTCAGGCTGTTCCGCCAGGTGCTGTCGCATCTCGCCGTGACCGGCGGCGTCTCGGTGACCGACAGCATCGTCCAGCAGGTGGTCGGCCATGGAATCGCGGCGCGGCTCTCGGCCCGGTTCGGCGAGGGGCTGGTCAACGGCCTGCTCACGGCGCGGCTTGGACTGCTCGCCATCGATCTCAGCCGCCCCCTGCCGTTTGCCGCCTTGCCGCGCCCGGCGTTGAACGACCTTGCGGCGCCGCTTTTGCGCACCGGCGAGAGCAGCGAAACGGTTCGGTCAGGGTCGCCACCCTCGGACCAGCGCGGATAG
- a CDS encoding 30S ribosomal protein S2, with protein sequence MSLPDYSMRQLLEAGVHFGHQAHRWNPKMGEYIFGTRNNIHIIDLAQSVPMLHQALQAVSDTVAKGGRILFVGTKRQAQDAVADAAKRCAQYYVNSRWLGGTLTNWKTISGSISRLRKLEEMLASNEAQGYTKKERLDLTRERDKLDRSLGGIKDMGGLPDLLFVIDTNKEDIAIKEARRLGVPVAAVVDTNCDPDGITFVVPGNDDASRAISLYCDLIARAAIDGISRAQGGMGVDAGAAEKPMVEDLPPAEDKGLGFEPLPGPRGVADDLKKLTGVSPAIEKKLNDIGLFHYSQIAELSPEAAHNVGEEVGLPGRVQGWVNKAKELTAE encoded by the coding sequence ATGTCGCTGCCCGATTACAGCATGCGTCAGCTTTTGGAAGCTGGCGTTCACTTCGGCCATCAGGCCCACCGCTGGAACCCGAAGATGGGTGAATACATCTTCGGCACTCGCAACAACATCCACATTATCGATCTCGCCCAGAGCGTGCCGATGCTGCACCAGGCTCTGCAGGCGGTAAGCGACACCGTCGCCAAGGGCGGCCGTATCCTCTTCGTCGGCACCAAGCGGCAGGCGCAGGACGCCGTCGCCGACGCCGCGAAGCGTTGCGCGCAGTACTACGTGAACTCGCGCTGGCTCGGCGGCACGCTGACCAACTGGAAGACGATCTCTGGATCGATCTCGCGGCTGCGCAAGCTCGAAGAGATGCTCGCCTCCAACGAGGCGCAAGGCTACACCAAGAAGGAGCGGCTCGATCTGACCCGCGAGCGCGACAAACTCGACCGCTCGCTCGGCGGCATCAAGGACATGGGCGGTCTGCCGGACCTCCTGTTCGTGATCGACACCAACAAGGAAGACATCGCGATCAAGGAAGCGCGTCGGCTCGGCGTGCCGGTCGCGGCCGTCGTCGACACCAACTGCGATCCGGACGGCATCACCTTCGTTGTTCCGGGCAATGACGACGCGAGCCGCGCTATCTCGCTTTACTGCGACCTCATCGCACGCGCCGCCATCGACGGCATCTCGCGCGCGCAGGGCGGCATGGGCGTCGACGCCGGCGCGGCCGAGAAGCCGATGGTGGAAGATCTGCCGCCGGCCGAGGACAAGGGTCTCGGCTTCGAGCCGCTGCCCGGTCCGCGCGGCGTCGCCGACGACCTCAAGAAGCTCACCGGCGTGTCGCCTGCGATCGAGAAGAAGCTCAACGACATCGGCCTCTTCCATTATTCGCAGATCGCCGAGCTCAGCCCCGAAGCCGCCCACAATGTCGGCGAGGAAGTGGGCCTGCCTGGCCGCGTTCAGGGCTGGGTCAACAAGGCCAAAGAACTGACCGCCGAGTAA
- the tsf gene encoding translation elongation factor Ts, with translation MAQITAQMVKDLREMTGAGMMDCKAALGETSGNVDAAVDWLRKKGLSKAAKKADRVAAEGLIGVAVKGTKGVVVEVNSETDFVARNDLFQGLVKMIADVALDVGADLEKIKAAKVGSKTVADAITETVAKVGENMTLRRAAEIKVGQGAVGSYVHNAVIDGLGKMGVLVGLESTGKADELAALGRQLAMHVASANPLAVDPSGLDPAIVTREKDVLADKFKAQGKPANMIEKIVESGIRTFYKEVCLLEQPFIFDDKKSVTQALKEAEGKVGGPIKITGFVRFKLGEGVEKQESDFAAEVAAASGVTKPN, from the coding sequence ATGGCTCAGATCACTGCACAGATGGTGAAAGACCTGCGCGAGATGACCGGCGCAGGCATGATGGATTGCAAGGCCGCCCTCGGCGAGACCTCGGGCAATGTGGATGCTGCGGTCGACTGGCTGCGCAAGAAGGGCCTGTCGAAGGCCGCGAAGAAGGCCGATCGCGTCGCGGCGGAAGGCCTGATCGGCGTTGCCGTGAAGGGCACCAAGGGTGTCGTGGTCGAGGTTAATTCCGAGACCGACTTCGTGGCCCGCAACGACCTGTTCCAGGGCCTCGTCAAGATGATCGCCGATGTGGCGCTCGATGTCGGCGCCGACCTCGAGAAGATCAAGGCTGCCAAAGTCGGCAGCAAAACCGTCGCGGATGCCATCACCGAGACCGTCGCCAAGGTCGGCGAGAACATGACGCTGCGCCGTGCCGCCGAAATCAAGGTCGGCCAGGGTGCGGTCGGCAGCTACGTGCACAACGCCGTCATCGACGGGCTTGGCAAGATGGGCGTGCTGGTCGGCCTCGAGTCGACCGGCAAGGCCGACGAGCTTGCGGCGCTCGGCCGGCAGCTTGCGATGCACGTTGCCTCGGCGAATCCGCTGGCGGTCGATCCGTCGGGTCTCGATCCGGCAATCGTGACGCGCGAGAAGGACGTGCTCGCCGACAAGTTCAAGGCGCAGGGCAAGCCGGCCAACATGATCGAGAAGATCGTCGAGTCCGGCATCAGGACTTTCTACAAGGAAGTCTGCCTGCTCGAGCAGCCGTTCATCTTCGACGACAAGAAGAGCGTCACGCAGGCGCTCAAGGAAGCCGAAGGCAAGGTGGGCGGGCCGATCAAGATCACCGGCTTCGTGCGCTTCAAGCTCGGCGAGGGCGTCGAGAAGCAGGAGTCCGATTTCGCGGCCGAAGTGGCGGCGGCGTCGGGCGTGACCAAGCCCAACTGA
- the pyrH gene encoding UMP kinase, with translation MDAAPNSPAYHRVIVKVSGEALSGPEGFGIHQPTVDRIAEDLIAARKAGFALGVVVGGGNILRGVKMSGKSLSRPTADSMGMLATVMNGLVLEAAIERLGAPARTMSALSMPQVCETYERARALRHFEENRIVVFAGGTGNPFFTTDTTAVLRAAEMECDAVLKATDVDGVYSADPKKDPKAERYDRISLKEAFDRDLKVLDATAFALARENSMPIIVFSIRVPGAIEAVLRGTGRATVVGG, from the coding sequence ATGGATGCGGCCCCGAACAGCCCCGCCTATCACCGTGTGATCGTCAAGGTATCGGGTGAGGCGCTGTCGGGACCGGAAGGCTTCGGCATCCATCAGCCGACCGTCGACCGCATCGCCGAGGATCTGATCGCTGCGCGCAAGGCAGGCTTTGCGCTCGGTGTGGTCGTCGGCGGCGGCAACATCCTTCGCGGCGTCAAGATGTCGGGCAAGAGCCTGTCGCGGCCGACCGCCGATTCGATGGGCATGCTGGCCACCGTCATGAACGGGCTCGTGCTCGAGGCCGCGATCGAACGGCTTGGCGCGCCGGCTCGCACCATGTCGGCGCTGAGCATGCCGCAGGTCTGCGAGACCTACGAGCGGGCGCGCGCGCTGCGCCATTTCGAGGAAAACCGCATCGTGGTGTTCGCGGGCGGCACCGGCAATCCGTTCTTTACCACCGATACCACCGCCGTTCTGCGCGCCGCCGAGATGGAATGCGACGCGGTGCTCAAGGCCACCGACGTCGATGGGGTCTACAGCGCCGATCCCAAAAAAGACCCCAAAGCGGAGCGTTATGATCGAATCTCGCTGAAAGAGGCGTTCGATCGGGACTTGAAGGTTCTGGATGCCACGGCCTTCGCGCTTGCCCGGGAAAACAGTATGCCTATCATCGTGTTTTCGATCCGAGTACCGGGGGCAATCGAAGCGGTCCTGCGTGGCACGGGCCGCGCGACAGTTGTCGGTGGATAA
- the frr gene encoding ribosome recycling factor, translating into MASNYDINELKRRMQGALGALKTELGGLRTGRASAHLLDPVHVDAYGQSMPLNQVATVSVPQPRMISVQVWDRSMVAAVEKAILAANLGLTPSSEGQVIHLRLPELNTERRQELVKLAHKYAETAKVAVRHVRRDGLDLLKKLEKDHTISQDDHKRMDTEVQKATDQSIADIDQLLGSKEKEIMTV; encoded by the coding sequence ATGGCATCGAACTATGACATCAACGAACTCAAGCGGCGGATGCAGGGTGCGCTTGGGGCCCTGAAGACGGAACTGGGCGGCCTGCGTACGGGCCGCGCCTCGGCGCACCTGCTCGATCCGGTTCATGTCGACGCCTATGGGCAGAGCATGCCGCTCAACCAGGTTGCGACCGTAAGCGTGCCGCAGCCGCGCATGATCAGCGTTCAGGTCTGGGACCGTTCGATGGTCGCGGCGGTGGAGAAGGCGATCCTGGCCGCAAACCTCGGCTTAACACCGTCGAGCGAAGGGCAGGTGATCCACCTTCGGTTGCCTGAGCTCAACACGGAGCGCCGCCAGGAACTCGTCAAGCTGGCGCACAAATACGCCGAGACCGCCAAGGTCGCGGTTCGTCACGTGCGCCGCGACGGTTTGGACCTCCTCAAGAAGCTCGAAAAGGATCACACGATCAGCCAGGACGATCACAAGCGGATGGACACCGAGGTCCAGAAAGCGACCGATCAGTCCATCGCCGATATCGATCAACTGCTCGGCAGCAAGGAAAAGGAGATCATGACGGTCTGA
- a CDS encoding isoprenyl transferase: MSRLAMPSNPPPIQPFEAPRHVAIIMDGNGRWASARGLTRGEGHRRGVEALRKTVRAAGEIGISYLTIFSFSAENWSRPPSEIRDLMGLLRRFIRNDLAELHQNRVKVRVIGERNDLDPEIRRLLDEAEELTRNNDKLTLIVAFNYGARQEIARAAAKLAARVRAGEIDPSAVTADLIGQNLDAPDLPDPDLIIRTSGEQRLSNFLLWQAAYSELVFVPTYWPDFDRAALEGAIAEYHRRERRFGGLIAQTGS; this comes from the coding sequence CTGAGCCGTCTCGCCATGCCCAGCAATCCGCCCCCAATACAGCCGTTTGAGGCGCCCAGGCATGTGGCCATCATCATGGATGGCAACGGCCGCTGGGCATCGGCGCGCGGGCTGACGCGCGGCGAGGGGCATCGTCGCGGAGTGGAAGCGCTGCGCAAAACCGTGCGCGCCGCAGGCGAAATCGGCATTTCCTACCTCACGATCTTTTCGTTCAGCGCCGAGAACTGGTCGCGGCCGCCCTCGGAAATCCGCGACCTGATGGGCCTGCTGCGGCGGTTCATCCGCAACGATCTGGCGGAGCTGCATCAGAACCGCGTGAAGGTGCGGGTGATCGGCGAGCGCAACGATCTCGATCCGGAAATCCGCCGTCTGCTCGATGAGGCGGAAGAACTCACCCGCAACAACGACAAGCTCACACTGATCGTGGCCTTCAACTACGGCGCCCGGCAGGAGATCGCGCGGGCGGCCGCGAAGCTTGCCGCCAGGGTCCGCGCCGGTGAGATCGATCCATCCGCGGTGACCGCCGACCTGATCGGCCAGAACCTCGATGCGCCGGATCTGCCCGATCCCGACCTCATCATCCGCACCAGCGGCGAGCAGCGGCTGTCGAACTTCCTGCTTTGGCAAGCCGCTTACAGCGAGCTGGTGTTTGTGCCGACCTACTGGCCGGACTTCGATCGCGCCGCGCTTGAAGGCGCCATCGCCGAATATCATCGCCGCGAGCGGCGGTTCGGCGGGCTGATCGCGCAGACCGGATCCTGA
- a CDS encoding phosphatidate cytidylyltransferase, producing MVPAHSAEDPPKLSMLAGRSNLALRIVSSLVLAPLAIAAAYFGGVIFIVFWAAAALIVFWEWQTLVCAHDRNAVLAIGGAALVGAAVMLFGNLNGTALALVALGGLGSAALASRSRRAWCASGLLYGAALLIAPVILRSDASLGFAAILFVFAVVWLSDIAAYFTGRALGGPKLMPRVSPNKTWSGAIGGTLAAMLGGVLVARYFGVANMAAVAVVALVLSLVSQAGDLFESWVKRRFDTKDASQLIPGHGGLMDRLDGFVTAALAAVLIGMAHGGVPAPARGLMVW from the coding sequence GTGGTCCCCGCACATTCGGCCGAGGACCCGCCTAAGCTGTCGATGCTGGCCGGGCGCAGCAATCTTGCGCTCCGCATCGTCTCCTCGCTGGTGCTCGCGCCGCTCGCGATCGCGGCCGCTTATTTCGGCGGCGTGATCTTCATCGTGTTCTGGGCCGCGGCGGCGCTGATCGTGTTCTGGGAGTGGCAGACGCTGGTCTGCGCGCACGACCGCAACGCCGTGCTGGCGATCGGCGGGGCCGCTCTGGTGGGTGCGGCCGTCATGCTGTTCGGCAACCTCAACGGCACCGCGCTTGCGCTCGTGGCGCTGGGCGGATTGGGATCTGCAGCCTTGGCGTCACGGAGCAGGCGGGCCTGGTGCGCCTCCGGACTGCTCTATGGCGCCGCACTGCTGATCGCACCGGTGATCCTGCGCAGCGATGCCTCGTTGGGATTCGCTGCGATCCTGTTCGTGTTCGCCGTGGTCTGGCTCAGCGACATCGCGGCCTATTTCACGGGCCGGGCTCTCGGCGGGCCGAAGTTGATGCCGCGGGTCAGCCCCAACAAGACTTGGTCGGGGGCGATCGGCGGAACCTTGGCCGCGATGCTTGGCGGCGTCTTGGTGGCGCGCTATTTCGGGGTCGCCAATATGGCCGCTGTCGCGGTTGTTGCCCTGGTGTTGTCGCTCGTCTCGCAGGCCGGCGACCTGTTCGAATCCTGGGTCAAGCGGCGCTTCGACACCAAGGACGCGAGCCAGCTCATTCCGGGACATGGCGGCCTCATGGACCGCCTGGACGGGTTCGTGACCGCGGCGCTTGCGGCCGTGTTGATTGGAATGGCCCACGGCGGGGTGCCTGCTCCGGCCCGCGGCCTCATGGTATGGTGA
- the dxr gene encoding 1-deoxy-D-xylulose-5-phosphate reductoisomerase, with the protein MQVVNPHVRAERRPVEAVRTVTVLGATGSVGMSTVDLLKRGNGRYAVEAVTAHKNGAQLAQIARDLNARFAVVADPAAYDDLKAALAGSGIQAGCGESALVEAAQRPADWVMAAVSGSVGLKPTLAAAKRGATVALANKECMVCAGAMFMRTAAASGASVLPVDSEHNAIFQALSAGPREDVSRIFITASGGPFRTWTREAMRAATVEQALKHPNWSMGPKITIDSATMMNKCLELIEAHHLFAAPPSQLAVLVHPQSIIHGMVEYRDGSVVAQLGSPDMRTPIAHCLAYPMRIDGPSAKLDLAKLGQLTFEAPDPERFPSLALGQRAMETGGAAPTILNAANEVAVAAFLNRKIGFGGIPALVEAALDAAERRNATAEPQDIDEALAVDHMTRSLANELLPEIAAKSV; encoded by the coding sequence ATGCAAGTCGTAAATCCGCATGTTCGCGCCGAGCGCAGGCCTGTCGAGGCGGTCCGCACCGTCACGGTCCTGGGCGCGACGGGCTCGGTCGGCATGAGCACGGTCGACCTGCTCAAGCGCGGCAACGGCCGTTACGCGGTCGAGGCGGTGACCGCCCACAAGAACGGCGCCCAGCTCGCCCAGATCGCGCGCGATCTCAATGCCCGTTTCGCGGTGGTGGCCGATCCCGCAGCCTACGATGACCTCAAGGCGGCGCTCGCCGGCAGCGGCATCCAAGCGGGCTGCGGCGAGAGTGCACTGGTCGAGGCCGCGCAACGCCCGGCCGACTGGGTGATGGCCGCCGTCAGCGGCTCGGTCGGATTGAAGCCCACGCTCGCCGCGGCCAAGCGCGGCGCCACGGTGGCGCTCGCCAACAAGGAATGCATGGTCTGCGCCGGTGCCATGTTCATGCGCACGGCGGCTGCGTCCGGCGCGAGCGTGTTGCCGGTGGACTCCGAACACAACGCGATTTTCCAGGCGCTGAGCGCCGGCCCGCGCGAGGACGTGAGCCGCATCTTCATTACTGCGTCCGGCGGACCGTTCCGCACCTGGACGCGCGAGGCCATGCGCGCCGCGACGGTCGAGCAGGCGCTTAAGCATCCAAACTGGTCGATGGGTCCGAAGATCACCATCGATTCGGCGACCATGATGAACAAGTGCCTCGAGCTGATCGAGGCGCATCACCTGTTCGCCGCGCCGCCGTCACAGCTCGCCGTGCTGGTGCATCCGCAGTCGATCATTCACGGCATGGTCGAGTACCGCGACGGCTCGGTGGTGGCGCAGCTCGGCTCGCCCGACATGCGGACCCCGATCGCACATTGTCTGGCCTATCCGATGCGGATCGATGGTCCCTCCGCCAAGCTCGATCTGGCCAAACTCGGCCAATTGACCTTCGAGGCACCCGATCCGGAACGCTTCCCGTCGCTGGCGCTGGGGCAGCGGGCGATGGAAACAGGTGGCGCCGCGCCGACCATCCTCAATGCCGCCAATGAGGTGGCGGTGGCGGCGTTCCTCAACCGCAAAATCGGGTTTGGCGGTATTCCCGCTCTGGTCGAAGCGGCGCTCGACGCGGCGGAGCGTCGCAACGCCACCGCGGAGCCCCAGGATATCGACGAGGCACTGGCCGTCGACCATATGACAAGATCATTGGCGAACGAGCTTTTGCCTGAAATCGCCGCAAAGTCAGTTTAA
- the rseP gene encoding RIP metalloprotease RseP, translating to MDVFSHLTLWGGGVTGWVIPFLFGLSVVVFFHELGHFLVARYCGVRVLTFSLGFGPELAGFNDRHGTRWKISAVPLGGYVKFFGDENAASVPDQSTVEKMSAEERKHSFFYQPLRNRAAVVVAGPMANFILAIVIFAVVFSVYGRQLTSARVDAVVPDSAAAAAGLQPGDLVLSINGSKIESFSDMQRVVSANAGRTLNLEIDRGGLPMTLNATPQLKRGKDGFGNSTCQAVLGVSRSMAAGDIKTETVDPLSAVWLGTKETWSIIDRTFSFVGGLFAGTECADQVGGVVKIAQISGQVASLGFMPVLQLAAMLSVSIGLLNLFPVPLLDGGHLMFYAIEGVLGRPLPERAQEIGFRIGFAIVVMLMIFTFINDTSPWWSRLVAS from the coding sequence ATGGACGTCTTCAGTCATTTGACGCTGTGGGGCGGAGGTGTCACCGGGTGGGTGATTCCGTTCCTGTTCGGCCTCAGCGTCGTGGTTTTCTTCCACGAGCTCGGCCATTTCCTTGTTGCGCGCTACTGCGGCGTCAGGGTTCTGACCTTCTCGCTGGGCTTCGGTCCGGAGCTCGCCGGCTTCAATGATCGGCACGGCACCCGCTGGAAAATCTCCGCGGTGCCGCTCGGCGGTTACGTCAAATTCTTCGGCGACGAAAATGCCGCCAGCGTCCCTGACCAGTCCACGGTCGAAAAGATGTCGGCCGAGGAGCGCAAGCACAGCTTTTTCTATCAGCCGCTCCGCAACCGGGCTGCCGTCGTCGTGGCCGGGCCGATGGCCAATTTCATCCTGGCGATCGTGATTTTCGCCGTCGTGTTCTCGGTCTACGGCCGGCAGCTCACATCGGCGCGCGTCGACGCGGTGGTGCCTGATTCTGCCGCCGCAGCGGCGGGCCTTCAGCCTGGCGACCTCGTGCTGTCCATCAACGGCAGCAAGATCGAGAGCTTCTCCGACATGCAGCGTGTGGTCAGCGCCAATGCCGGCCGGACGCTAAACCTCGAGATCGATCGCGGCGGCCTGCCGATGACGCTCAACGCGACCCCGCAGCTCAAGCGGGGCAAGGATGGATTCGGCAACAGCACCTGCCAGGCGGTGCTGGGCGTCAGCCGATCCATGGCCGCAGGCGACATCAAGACCGAAACCGTTGATCCACTGAGCGCCGTCTGGCTCGGCACCAAGGAAACCTGGTCGATCATCGACCGCACATTCTCGTTCGTCGGCGGGCTGTTTGCCGGAACCGAGTGCGCCGATCAGGTGGGTGGGGTGGTCAAGATCGCCCAGATTTCCGGCCAGGTTGCGAGCCTGGGCTTCATGCCGGTGCTGCAGCTGGCCGCCATGCTGTCGGTCTCGATCGGCCTGCTGAACCTGTTCCCGGTGCCGCTGCTCGATGGCGGACACCTTATGTTCTACGCGATCGAGGGGGTCCTTGGGCGGCCGCTGCCAGAGCGCGCCCAGGAAATAGGCTTTCGAATCGGCTTCGCGATTGTCGTGATGTTAATGATTTTTACTTTTATTAACGACACTAGTCCGTGGTGGTCGCGGCTCGTGGCGTCATAA
- the bamA gene encoding outer membrane protein assembly factor BamA, which translates to MTLWVRWLRGLCLVGAVLSGGILAAGFGAVATSTHAFAQASQIVVEGNRRVEAETVRSYFRTNPGERLDSFKIDQALKALYATGLFQDVRINQSGGRLVVTVIENPVINRVAFEGNKKIKDDQLANEVQSRARGTLSRPTVQADVQRVVEIYRRNGRFDIRVEPKIIDLPNNRVDLVFEIHEGEKTGVKKIIFVGNKSYGDQRLKDEIKTQETFWLFSFLQQADIYDPDRIEADRDLLRRFYLKHGFADVRVVSAVSVYDPTQKGFIVTYTIEEGDRYKFGKVNIQSNISVVEPNGLYSRLRAAPGAIYNAEAVEKSVENLSIEVARRGYPFAVVRPNGDRDPQTKTINVAFVIDDGPRIYIERINVRGNTRTRDYVIRREFDVGEGDAYNRALIDRAERRLKNLNYFKNVKITNEPGSAPDRIVINVDVEEQPTGEFSIAGGYSTADGAMAELSVAERNLLGQGQYARFAVQYGQRARGFELSFAEPFFMGYRLGVGVDLYAKQTLASNYISYDSSTIGIGLRAGFQLSEELSFQARYNIYRQEITLPDYLNNCQFSQAALDFQRGIGPGVQPSNGCYSDGEASLAVRKELAAGPVLVSMLGYTLAYSTLDNNRNPTSGLYAELKQDFAGVGGDVNFIRTTGEMRTYHELFSDVVGVFKLQGGNIAGWGSKDLRMLDHFQMGPNLVRGFAPAGIGPRDLLSTNQDPLGGTMFWGASVEAQAPFSFLPKDAGLKGAVFADVGSLWDYKGPTTWDVTGEKLNPADTSSPRASVGVGLIWNSPFGPLRFDYAVPLLKQDYDRVQQFRFGGGTKF; encoded by the coding sequence ATGACGTTGTGGGTGCGGTGGCTAAGGGGATTGTGTCTGGTTGGCGCTGTCCTGTCGGGTGGGATCTTGGCGGCCGGATTCGGCGCCGTGGCGACTTCCACTCATGCATTTGCTCAGGCCTCTCAGATCGTCGTTGAGGGCAACCGCCGGGTCGAAGCCGAGACCGTCCGATCCTATTTCCGGACCAATCCGGGTGAGCGGCTCGACAGCTTCAAGATCGACCAGGCGCTGAAGGCGCTATACGCCACTGGCCTGTTCCAGGACGTGCGAATCAACCAGTCGGGCGGCCGGCTGGTCGTCACCGTTATCGAGAATCCGGTGATCAACCGGGTGGCCTTCGAAGGCAACAAGAAGATCAAGGACGACCAACTCGCCAACGAGGTGCAGTCACGCGCCCGTGGCACCTTGTCCCGGCCGACCGTGCAGGCCGACGTGCAGCGGGTCGTGGAGATCTACCGTCGCAACGGCCGTTTCGACATCCGGGTCGAACCCAAGATCATCGATCTGCCGAACAACCGCGTCGACCTCGTCTTCGAGATCCACGAGGGCGAAAAGACCGGCGTGAAGAAGATCATCTTCGTCGGCAACAAGTCTTACGGCGATCAGCGTCTGAAAGACGAAATCAAGACCCAGGAAACGTTCTGGCTGTTTTCGTTCCTGCAGCAGGCGGACATCTACGATCCCGATCGGATCGAGGCGGACCGCGATCTGCTCCGCCGTTTCTACCTCAAGCACGGCTTCGCCGACGTGCGCGTCGTCTCGGCCGTATCGGTCTACGACCCGACCCAGAAGGGCTTCATCGTCACCTATACGATCGAGGAAGGTGACCGCTACAAGTTCGGCAAGGTCAACATCCAGTCCAACATCTCGGTGGTCGAGCCCAACGGACTTTACTCGCGGCTGCGGGCCGCGCCGGGGGCCATCTACAACGCCGAAGCGGTCGAGAAGTCGGTCGAGAATCTCTCCATCGAAGTGGCGCGACGCGGTTATCCGTTTGCGGTGGTGCGCCCCAATGGCGACCGTGATCCGCAAACCAAAACCATCAACGTCGCGTTCGTGATCGACGACGGCCCGCGCATCTACATCGAGCGCATCAATGTGCGCGGCAACACCCGTACCCGCGATTACGTGATCCGCCGCGAGTTCGACGTCGGTGAGGGCGATGCCTACAACCGCGCGCTGATCGATCGCGCCGAACGCCGGCTCAAGAACCTCAACTACTTCAAGAACGTCAAAATCACCAACGAGCCCGGCTCCGCACCCGACCGGATCGTGATCAATGTCGACGTTGAAGAACAGCCCACTGGCGAGTTTTCGATCGCAGGCGGTTATTCGACCGCTGACGGCGCCATGGCCGAGCTCAGCGTCGCAGAGCGAAATCTGCTCGGACAAGGTCAGTACGCGCGCTTCGCCGTGCAATACGGTCAGCGCGCCCGCGGTTTCGAATTGTCGTTCGCCGAGCCGTTCTTCATGGGGTACCGCCTCGGCGTTGGCGTCGATCTTTACGCCAAGCAGACGCTGGCCTCGAACTACATCTCGTATGACAGCTCGACCATCGGCATCGGCTTGCGCGCAGGCTTCCAGCTCAGCGAGGAGCTGTCGTTCCAGGCGCGCTACAACATCTATCGTCAGGAGATCACGCTCCCTGACTATCTGAACAACTGTCAGTTCTCGCAGGCGGCCCTCGACTTCCAGCGCGGCATTGGGCCGGGCGTGCAACCAAGTAATGGGTGCTACTCCGACGGCGAAGCCTCGCTTGCCGTGCGTAAAGAGCTCGCCGCGGGCCCGGTGCTTGTCTCGATGCTCGGCTATACGTTGGCCTACAGCACCCTCGACAACAACCGTAACCCGACCAGCGGCCTCTATGCCGAACTTAAGCAAGACTTTGCCGGCGTCGGCGGCGACGTGAACTTCATCCGCACGACCGGCGAAATGCGCACCTACCACGAGCTCTTCTCGGACGTGGTCGGCGTCTTCAAACTCCAAGGCGGAAATATCGCGGGCTGGGGCAGCAAAGACCTGCGCATGCTGGATCACTTCCAGATGGGTCCGAACCTGGTCCGCGGCTTTGCGCCGGCCGGCATCGGTCCGCGTGACCTGCTCAGCACCAATCAGGATCCGCTGGGCGGCACGATGTTCTGGGGTGCGTCGGTCGAGGCGCAGGCGCCATTCTCCTTCCTGCCGAAGGATGCGGGCCTCAAGGGCGCGGTGTTCGCCGACGTCGGATCGCTCTGGGATTACAAAGGCCCGACCACGTGGGACGTAACCGGTGAAAAGCTCAATCCGGCCGATACGTCGTCGCCGCGGGCCTCGGTCGGTGTCGGCCTGATTTGGAATTCACCGTTCGGTCCGCTGCGCTTCGACTACGCTGTCCCGCTCCTGAAGCAGGACTACGACCGGGTCCAACAGTTCCGGTTCGGTGGCGGCACCAAGTTCTAA